The following coding sequences are from one Rutidosis leptorrhynchoides isolate AG116_Rl617_1_P2 chromosome 11, CSIRO_AGI_Rlap_v1, whole genome shotgun sequence window:
- the LOC139875524 gene encoding secreted RxLR effector protein 78-like yields the protein MRSRNSSILLKADFAKAFDSVNWKFLFSMMIRMGFGHKWVKWIETYLKSSTISILVNRSPTEEFKLERGIRHEDPLSPFLFIIAGEGLNLLMNMATGKGLVCRAAIGKDKIPLSHLQYADDTIFIGSWLKRNIRNVLKVLLCFEEVSGLKINLKKVSYMV from the coding sequence GCTGATTTTGCAAAAGCCTTCGATAGTGTTAACTGGAAATTTTTGTTTTCAATGATGATTCGAATGGGTTTTGGGCACAAATGGGTAAAGTGGATCGAAACGTATCTCAAATCTTCAACTATCTCTATTCTAGTCAACAGGTCACCGACCGAAGAATTCAAACTAGAGCGGGGCATTAGACATGAAGATCCTTTATCACCATTTTTGTTTATCATTGCAGGTGAAGGATTAAACTTACTAATGAATATGGCAACTGGTAAAGGACTTGTATGTAGAGCAGCTATTGGCAAAGATAAGATCCCGCTGTCACACCTCCAATACGCGGATGACACAATTTTTATTGGGTCTTGGTTGAAACGGAACATTAGAAACGTCTTGAAAGTACTTTTGTGTTTTGAAGAAGTATCGGGCCTCAAGATTAATCTTAAAAAAGTAAGCTATATGGTCTAA